In Oreochromis aureus strain Israel breed Guangdong linkage group 22, ZZ_aureus, whole genome shotgun sequence, the genomic window tattttacatcCTATTGAAGCTTTTCCAGATCCCCGTCATTAGTCACAATTTTGATTCAGTGTAAGCAGACAGATAATCTTGCTGGTTCTGCTTCCCCCTCCCCCCACCTGGAATAACAAGGTAGTTGTacacaataaatataaaattggGCTGCTGGTGTACGCCTGCCCCATCATTACTGTTTTCTCTTACACAAACATGTACGTacacagcacatacacacatccgCCCCGTCCCGCCTTCCCAACCCGATGTCCATGAATTCTGAGAGGTCCCAGCGTTCGTCGCCAACATCCTTCAGGTGCCACGAGTCGATGTTTAATCCGTAGTCATTGTGTATCTGTAAGCAACAGTTTGTGGGGGTCATGTTTACAGTTTAAACAGTTTCCTAATGTTTACTGTGTAGTTTCACTCTAATATTAATTTAAACAGAATTAAGAAAATTCTCAATCTGCTTTCGGTTCCAACTGGAGTGTCCCGTCAACTCATAGCCGGTCTCCAAAGCAGAAATGAGGACTACCGACGCCAGCTGCAGTCCGAGGAGGACTTTTATTGCATCCAACATCATACAACACAAATCTGACCAGTAAGCAACCTGGCAGAGCAAATCCTGGTCTACATTTGAAACCTGGAGAGTGGGAAACACTGTGTTTTTTGAACACTACAGGTACTACTCACCCAGATTCAGGTTCAGGTCCAGTCAGCAGTCCTTTATGCCTGAACATCCGCAAGCTCGGGAGGCATGGGGGACTTGGGATGTTTGCTCTCAAAGTGCTGCTTGAAGGTTTTGGGGTCGGGCATCTGTGTCTGAAAGGAGGAGGACAGTAAAAGCATGAGAAACAACACCCCAAAAGGTCTCAAACGACTACATTACAACCATTAACAGGGTTTCACTTCCCCTGGCACAGCAGGTTAAGTAAGGCAACAGCAGCCTTACTTATCCTGAGTATGTTAGCTTACCATACTTAGATTCTGGAAAATGCTCCAGGAAAATCTTTATCAGATAAACTAATTTCTTACATGTTTCAGGCCACTTTGTGTTTGCTGACTGGGGGCAAAACCCTTAAAGAATACTTAACCCAAAATGCACCAACTAGCACTGTGAGTTTAACAATCTGTGAACCTATCAGCTATCATCTGACTGAGCCTCTGGGGGAAATCCAAATTTTTGGGGTTTCCGGTGCTGACGGCAGAAAGATATTCAAGCctggtttcctgttttctgtttcagtgtttacagtTCAAACTAGGATGCagattttaaaaagctaaaCTGACAATTTCTACAGTTAATTTCAGCCACTGTGTTTCTCTTGCTTTCCACATAGACCATTTACCTGCAGGTAAAGCCTTCCCACGATTAGTTAACATTATTCAGACTACAAACAGAAACCAGAAAGcttccagtaaaaaaaaaaaaaaaatcttgtctaAAATTAATGTAAAATCAATCCTGCTAACAAATTATTCAACATTAACGTCTGAGACTGTCACAGCTTGTAGCTACAACCTGAACGTGAGCCTAACAGTGGACGATGTCAAATGACAttctttaaacaaaacaaaacaaacaaacaaaaaaaaggtgtaacatctggactgatcCATCTGCTCTTTAATAATCCACACAGTGGTCTGGATTCGTGCACATGAACCTGAGGAGGTGAGAAAGTTCAAACGTACCTAATCTGTGGCCATCAGCTGAATTATTGCCAAAGTTGATGCAAACTACTTTCCACTTTCAATCACTTCTGACTCCATAAGCAGAACagctacattttaaaaactcagttaaatgacctctgaccttttccATCTCTAGCCCTGATTACACTTAACCAAGATATTTATGTGACCATTACGATAAACTCCCTGCAATTAACCTATGACAATTACTGAAATTAGTGCATACAGACAAACCTGTCTTGCATCTCTACAGTGCTGCTGAGATTAAAATGTTTGAGAATCACTGCTCTAAAGAGTTTCCCtcgtctctctctcacacacacgatGTATGAACCCAGCCACATGATGTATGAAGCTGCTGACTGGTTGTTTTAACATCTTAAAATGTGAAGcatcaacattttaaaaacaaaggtgGAAGACCTCTGCAAGCTTCAGCAGAAGCTGTGGCTGTTTCTTACCCGGCAGACAGGGCAGGTGTGGACCAGAGCGGCCTTGGCTGCAGTCTTCTGGTCAGCGCCCTGagatttcttcttctctgctgcCTTCTTGGCGTTCTTCTGCTGGGACTGAATCTTCTGCTGCCCACGAGCCATGGCCCTCAGCTTCAACCTGCAGGAACGACAGGCAACAAGTTATAACAGCACAAGAACCTACCTACCTTATAGTCGTGCATTTCTTTTGCAATAAACTAAGTATCTTCAGGGATCTGATAACCACATGTTAAGTTTTTTTCTTCAGACAACAAAGGCATAAAATCAAACTGATTTGGATTATTGGCACACTGAATTGCTCTCTGGTGAAGGGAGCCTGACTGAAATGTTTGTGGCATAGCTGTACTACATTTGTAAAAATTTACTTTGTCAACTTTTTCATAAAGTTCTGTATAAGTGCCAAATTTTACCTTTCTGTATTAAAcatttgtattatatgattacAGACTTCTGTAATTGTCAAAGTGATCCAGTAGCCACAATCTCTTCTTGAGCGGACCTTTATTATTGTGGGGTCACCACAGTGAGTTTGATCTAGCAGAGTTGGATGGTCTTCACGCCTTTGAAGTGGGAGTTGCACGTTCGATTCCCACCTagggcgtctgtatccagtcctaaggctagacccccctatgctctcacagctagagattgacaaGGTAcaacacacatcacacatgctacggcaagggagagatatcatcacccctaTTGGCAAGTGCGATAGAAGAAGGATCACTGaatgcgagaggaactgaccgaAGCTTGAAACCAGACTATGAGACCTCACGTACCCTCAGAACATCAACTAAATGATGTGACTGCAGTACTACGGGGTCAGTAGTAAGAAGAGTTACTGATATAATCGTCGACTAACCAAAGAAAATGTAGGCAGGTTAGTCGACTATTAAAATAATCGTTaacatatttataaatatatcacatatctataaaaaaaaatctctcaagTGACTCTGTGCACGGAGGTAAGTAACACGATGACTTGCTGTAGCAGTGTCTGGATGCGACTGCAGATACAacttttcacacattttaaacGATTTGAATTATACGGTGATTCCAAACGCATCAATACAGATTTTTATGGTCCCGGGGACCAACAACCAAACTTGATTTACTTAACACTTCAAACATAACTGCCTGGGGGGCGTTACTAAGATGGCTGCCGAGTGGCGAGGTTAGCTTCTAGAAAGACTTTGATTTCAATACAATTGGAAATCCGGACGGAGCCAACCAATAAATGATCTTAAGGGGAACAACACGCATTAATCAAGCACCACTTATAACCCTGTGTATATTCTCATAAAAAAGTAAAGACGTCAAAATCATCACAACtttcagtcctttaaagatcGTTAACAGCAGCTACCCTCGACGACCGAGGAGAGAATGAACAGCCTCTAACAGGTTACTAATAACTAACCGATGCCACTGACTTTGTATTGTTTTCCTgccaaaatgttaaataaacagctgaaaacCGTCATCACCGCCAGCGGGCCTCTCCTCAGCCGGGGCCGCCTTGCTAACCCTGTTAGCTGAGCTAGCTAGGGAAGCTGATATTACATGTGACCGCGAGTTACAGAGCTGTGCGGTGTTTTTATACTAAAGACGAAGCAGTGTTGAGTACAAATCCGGATTAAACAACGCCAGAATAAATTACAGGTCCCTAACAGGGAGATATATTCTAATTTTTCTGCGGTTTTACCTTCGAGATGCGGCTCTGCCTTCGCTCCTTTGTCGttgtctctttttttatgtGCTAAAGGAAGCTGCGGAGGCTTTCTCTAAGCTTTGAAATGCGACAACGAGACCAGCAGCGCCCCCTGCAGGACCGGGGCGGAGCTCCACGTTCATCTAGAGATGATAGTATAACTATCTAGCCCCGAACGAGTGACGTTGTGTTACACCTGAGTTAGtataattgtgtttttttttttaatttcattttatgtttttgttttacaggtTGGTTTCAATCTGTAAAACAAAAGCCCACCCAATTAATGGAAGtccttttctctttccttaATGTCCTGCCTCTAATACAACTTACTCTAATTTTAACACAATTAGTGATTATAAAGGTATTCTGATTATAAgcctttgtttttcctcctctctctttgTTGTACATGTAGCCTCTCTGTACTCCCGTCAACTTTATTCATCTCCCTGActatcccactttttctttgctgaTGCGTTCCTTTGACTTTCCTGCACTTCCTCATTACATCACCAAGTCTCCTTATTTTCTTTCCTCTGTCCAGAGGATGTATCAAACACCTTCTTAGCAGTATCCCTCAGCACCACCAGAGAGTGATTTAGAAAGAGTTTAGAAGAGTTCTCAACATTCTTCCTTCTTGTACTTCCACCATTTAATCCTTGACTCTGTCTTCACCCACTTCTTCTTCTGGATTTCTAAAGTTGTCCATCAGACTATCATCTGATGCTGCCTAGCTACATTTTACAATCTCTATCACTTCATCCAATTTACTCCagaatttttctttctcttaatTGATATCCAATCTGTGGGGCATATACACTGACGTGATTCAACATCAGCCCTTcaattttttagttttaaactcCTGTCTGACACTCTCTGTACCTCCAGAACATTACTAACATGCTCTTCCTTCAAGATTAACTCTACCCCATTTTGGCTCCTATCTACAGCATGATAGAACACCTTAAATCTACTTCTAATGCTCCCAGCCTTGTTTCCCTTCCACTTGGTCTTTTTTCACACATCTACCTTCCTTCTCTTAGTCATAtcatcctgctctctctcttaacCAGTCAGTCCCTACATTTAAGTATCAACAATATCACCGTTTCCACTGGCACACTATTAGCCAATAGCACAGGAGGCAGTTGTTGTTAATCAGGGCTCCATCTGGTCTGGTagagaaatactgtgattttggaTGTTTGATTTGGGATGTTTGCCCTTCCTGATGCAGCCTTCACCATTTAACCAGGCTTGGCACTGGGACTAGGAGTACATTAACCATGAGGGAAGCTACAAGGCAAAGTGtatatatcatatcatatcatatctgTTTATCCTGATGTAAAGACCCTGCTGTATGCTGATGACACTGATCTATACCAGGGGTACCATGAGAGAAGACCTCATCAAACAGTCGACATTTTATGATAATAAAAAGCAGACCCGATTCATATATGAGACTGTATTAACTGTGCTTTGTACCATGACATTCATATACATATTATGCTGATGTACCCCGGGGCAATGCAtgaagagaaataaataaataaataaataaataaaataaaacttataACCCTGTGCtatgatttaagagaaaccacttttattttgcaaaaaaggaaaggaattTTAGAGTTTGGTTTCATGTGACTGATTGCAGGTAAGTGCTTAACACAGCCCTGGTCTAAATGCACAGCTGAAAGGAAGCCTCTCTTCACAATGATGATGTTTCAGTGTGGGGtaatctgataagaaaacaaggAGTGACCATTCTgctttatatttcaaaatacatTCATGCATTTTTGCAGTCACTTGATTTAGTCACGTTACCATTTGAACCTATTGAGAGCCAACGTCTCCATTTATTCCAGTCCTTTAGCAAGTCAGGGGCCATGTTTATATCAGTTACTGAACCATCACTCCATCATCTCCAAActgtaaaagacaaaaaagacaagCAGCGGCAAGCAATGTAAGAAGaattcagttgtatttataaAGATTTAtaaaatcataacaacagtcagGGCACGTATTTACAACAAGCAGGGAGACATTCTTTAGCATAAATGTTCTGCTATAATAACAATTAATTGCATTTTACATTACCCTGACAGCATCATAGGCGCCAATCCAGGCCGGCTCATAGTATCCAATTTCATTTATGAGATTTATTAAGAAATCATACTCATCCTGTTCATGGATGGAGGCGAGGCTGGCACCAAACAACCAACAATGTGTCTGTAAAAGCAGACACATCATTCAGTGCAAACACAGTGCCTCAGACTTCAATGGTAACTGCACGCTTAAGTTACTTTTTTTACTATGAAAAATAATGGATTTCTGAGTAATTTCTAAAGGTCTTGTGATGTAACACGGTTACCTCAGCATCTATCCAAGCCACGGGGATTCTAAAGAAGCCGAAGCATCGCCCCCAGTGCTCATGAAACTCAGGGGGACAGTTCCCTTCATATTGGTATGGAGGCTCAGTGAATCCCTCTTTCCATACAGCCGTCCTTCCTGCTTTTTGCAGCGGCTGCCCTCTCTTCATCTCtggttaaaaaataattaatgaaCTACATCCTGAATTGACCAGAGATGAAGAAGTTCGAAAATGGGAAAAGTGCTGGTATTCCATAGAAAATAGACTTCATTCAGAGAGTTTCTCTATACTTTgttataatttcttttttatatataatttaaaaaaaaaaaatgtacacaaTCGCCATGCAGGCGATTCTTTATCCTTCACGCTCACGTCCTCTACAGAGGCCtaggagcttgagggtcctgtgcagtattTTTGCTGTTCCTATTACAGAGATCTTGGATGACATTCCTGTGATCTGCTAGAGTCACTCGCTCAGTTTGGGGGTCACTGACCGAGGGCTTGGATTACCACGGTGACCACTGTTGCCTTCACCCTTCACATCttctacagctactttctcaAGGTTCTCGTGCGCCTTCTTCTTGATATTGCTAGCACTTTGtatagctacatctatcactacagccaTCTTCCTCAggttgtctaaggagcttggaaagaaaagcgtctggacttctttaagttgcttgaagacgtttcacttaaagaagtccagacgcttttctttccaagctccttagactacgatgacctggatgactgagaaccttcacagacatatcttCCTCTGGTTGTTCACCACTACCATGCCCAGTTGGTTAGCTATCAGAGTTTGTCCGCCTGTATCTGGAAGACCCTAATCTTGCTAGCATCTTTACACAGCTCGagcttgtgctcagagcttgttcccgTGCTACCAAACCTTTCAGTCCAGCTTGCTGTAGGTTAGGCCCCCCAAAGCCTATCTtggtacatcagtgggaaataTATAACTGAAGTTGCCTGGACTAGCAAGATTCACGTCAGGTGTTGAGGCTACTGGTACAAGGCTATGGCATAAGTGCACAGGGGATGAGAATAGGGAAAAGTTGGAATCCTACTACATAACaatatacaggaacatctgtgctgagtatggCCTAAATGTCCCAAGGCCAAAGAGAGATACACCCCCTAAGGTGGTTGAGAATAAGCAAagtaagatcctgtgggacaaACTGGTTATGGCTAATTAAATGGACATTGTAGTGGTGGATAAGCAGAGCAAGAAGGccatagtgatagatgtagtgaTAGCAACAttaggaagaaggaacatgagaagcttgAGAAATACCTGAGAGAGCTGGTGCAGAAGATTTGGTCCTCGTAGTAATCAGAGCATTTGGTGCAGTGACCCCCAAACTCTGAGATTTCTGTCTAGAAGAGAAAAATCTTAGGAACAGCATGGATACTGCACAGTACCCTGAAGTTCCCAGGCCTCCGGCAGAGGACCCGTGATTGAAGGACAGACAAGGTAAGAAATATTCTCCCTTACCACGAGTCATGTTTTGCTGAGCAGGGATCAGCTCCTGTGGTGACTCTAGTACAGAACATAACAAGAATGGATCAAATGTAGGTTTTAATGTACATTGTCAGCTTTGCATGTCCAGCGGGACAGTAGAAGTGTCACTGACCTGCAGGGAACACAGTTACTTACACATTTGTACCATTTTCTTCCAGTTAATTTTTATTGCATGAACAAAGCcacaaaacatgcaaaatacTTTTCTGGAGGAAAAGTTACATCTATGTAGCCTCTGTGGCAGTAACTTACTGGCAGTTACTGGCAGTAACTAAACTTTGACCTACTTAATGTTAAAGATGCATCACAAGGACTTTTACCTTGCTTCATGTCAGGCGCTGGATTTGCTGTGAAAGAGGATTTAGACTGAAGTTAAGTATTTTCAGAAACTACTTTGTTGTTGACAAAGACGTGCATCATAAATgtcgctgattttttttctgttcattgGTTTTCTTTGTTGTGATGAGTCTCACCTGTTGTGATGCACAAAGCAATGCCGgcacaaagaaggaaaaatacCCTCATAGTTTGTTTTGGGTGATGGATTGCTGCaaagaaaagtaataaatacaaattcaaacaaacccaaaggAAAGAACAACAAAGTTCAGGCACCTGCTTCAGTGAAGTTTAATCTCTCAGCTGAATTCTAGAGTCCTGTGAAATAACAAACTCTTACATACAAGAAGCAACAAGGAAACAATTTTTCACTTACGGATTGAATTAGGCAcggttaaaaaaataacttcataaaaaataaatcactaaCCGTTCTGAAGACTCCAGAACAGGTGTTGTGTTCCAAAAGTGCACACCTGCACCGATGACCAAGTAAATTCATGAAAATTCTGTAGCTTCCGCAAAGTCTTCACTTCTTGACCACTTCAATAGGTACGCCACTGTCCAACAAATTATGGCCCTAAACACAGAATTCTTGTAGTTTTGCCTGCGTACATCACCACAGGGGATTTTAAACCCAACAATGCAGATTTGATGCAACATCATGTGATACAAATGAAAATTATCAAAGGGAAAATGGGGTCTGGCAGTGTTCATTCTGTCTCTACTTGTAAAACCAGATACTGGTCACACTGATAAGGACCTAACACGCTGTCGAGTAACTGTCCGTCTCCTGGACTCTCCTCCATGTGCTGTGCTGGGTGACATAGCAAACCTGGCAATGGCACATACTTCTGTGAATCCAGAAATTGGACTACCTGCGCAACCTCTGTAGGGTACAGCACCCAATAGTGACAGTAGACCATGCAAAACTGGTGAAAACAACCCCCCAGAGAAGATGAGGAAAAATGTCAGTGGATTCCACGTGTAAAACCATTCCTTTtgggggttgtctgattgttgaaCCTCTAGTGGACCAGTTAATTTAATTCACAGCAAAGCTTAAAGTGATTAAaaccccctctgctacttaactgacaAGATCAATATTCCTGAATCTTAATAGACTTGATGCTAAACTGTGACTACAAAGTGTTCCTTTCATTTTCCCTCTTGGGTGGGGTccccagctgtgtgtgtgtggccctCTGGGGTCCTGCCCTACAGGCCACAGTAGGTCTTTAAGCAaggaacttaaaaaaaaaaaaaaaaaaaaaaaaaaaaaaaagataccaaTACACTGAAATTTACTCGCAGACAGAGTCCAATATAATTGTTTACCCTTTAATCAGGGATGTGATTTAAAGTGATGTATTAAGTGATGCTCTGCCAAAGTAAGCAGAAGTGAAACATCTCAGTCTGAGGACAAGCTTGTTTCTGCGGGTTTGGCCCACAAAGCGCTCGAgctgtggataaaaaaaaattaaactttctATCCAAGTCACAAACAAGACAACCCACGCTGTGACACAGTTTCATCACTTTATTACAGTAAATGAGTCCATATCGTACGCACACAGAACAGAGACAGActtgtttatttctctctccttctccctccATCACTCTGGCTCAGTGGTCTACGGGCCAGAGTGACACCAAAGTAAacagattaaataaaaaatgaacagatgtgatcagtttttctttaaaaaaaaaaaaaagaaaaagaaaaaaaaaaggaggtaaTATTAACATCTGAGTTTTCAGAGAATTTAAGAACAATTTCTGAGATTCAGACTTCATGAAACTGTCAGTAATGTACATCCACGCACACCTGACAGGTAGCTCTGTCGTAACACAGGCGCCCATTTCCACCCCGTTGTGATCGTTAGCAGCGATTCTGAATGCCACACAGCGCATAAACACAAAAATGCCCACATGTTGAGTACTAGCTGGACTCTAACCCAACTAAACACCTGTGAGATCGCTCGACACTTTTCCTCTCGATACTGCACAGTAATCACATTTTGCAAACTGTCACAACAAGCAAAAAGAGTTCTGTTCCAAAATGAGAATTAATGAGAAGCTCGTTCTGATCCCGAGGCGTCAGTTAAGACTGCATTGTCAAACCTGCTGGCATCTGTGTTGTGATGCTCTGGGTAAAAAGCACAAACCATAACCAAGCAGTTTATAAACGCCTAGATTGAAGCAAGTGGAAGTCAAAAGTGAAAAGCTGTTAATCCTGGAAAGTCACCAACACTCCTCCAAGCTCCTTATGACGATGACAACTGGAGCTGTGGTTAAGTCTCAGAGCGCCAACACTGAAGGACACATTTCGTATAATGGGGGAGACACAGAGGCACCTAACAAAGCACCATCATATAACTCAGTAGGACATGTAAATCTCAGGTGCTTTTTAAACCTGCACTACCTACAAGGCAAGAAATACAGGAAGTACAACCACACAcgtaaaaataaacaaacaaaaaatactaAAGAGCTTTATGAACTCTGACAAAAGTTCTCAACTGCAGCTGGAGAAGCTAAGAGTTAACGCTTTCAACTTTACACaacagactgtaaataaaagatggacacaacTCCTGTCACGTCACCCACTGGTTAGTGAGGGCATGTTATAAAGCCCCTGAGCAGATATTTTCACTGTCGCCATCTTAGCTTTCTGTAACGAGACATCATAGTGAGGGGGCAGACCCGACTGTGAAATTAAGGAAAAGCAAGATCGCAACTTGTTAACTAATAAGCACGCCCTGATTTATTCTCCATCCATGTTCAGAGACTTACAGTAACAACAGACAAGTGGGCGTGTCCTAAAACATAAACTAAACTTCAAGACGAGTGACTGAAGCGACTGAAACGAAGGATACCAATGACTGACGTATGAAAAAGGTGATAAATACACTGATGGGTCATCTAAGCAACCAGAACCTTGGCTTCTCTTTTCAGAATCAGGggctacgtccatcttttatatacagtctgtgcttAACAAACCAAACTCTATGACTGAAATGAGTGAGAGTGGTGCGTTTGAGTGTGAGGAACAAAATAACTACACTGCGCACTGATCTTCACTGAATTGTTATGGGCTCCTTGTACTCTGTACTCTACCCCTGTGAAGCGGTAACAGGAGCAGTTACTTAGCCTAATAATGAAAAGGAGTGCATTACTTTATCTGTGCTGTAAGGATTAGGCTCACTGGTGTTCGCCATCTACAGTCACAAAAGGTAATGACTACTGTAAATATGACCTACACAACCTGCAGAGAGATTTTCTTtggcttttttatgtttttccaaTTAAATTTACAGCCCATGTTTTTTTTCCGGGACAAGCTGCAGGAAAAGGACCTGTTGGAGGATTGAATTAGTGCAGGTGGGAGTAAATGGAACATCCTGTACATAAACAGCTCTTTTAGATCTAATCACActtaaatcaaaaataaaccCCTGAAGTCTCACTTTAATGGTTTAATGTTCTGGACATTTCACATTTATTGACGTCACTGGCTGGCTTCTCGGGATAGACTCAAGCCCAGGATGCTGCTTTTAAATGTCTCAGTCCTTTACAGGCGTCAGATTAGCTGATTATATTCACACTCGGTGAGCTGAGAGAGAGCATTATGGAACAGAACCCTTATAAGAGGCTCATTCAGCAGTCAGACAGTCGACAGAGGACTAAAGGAGAAACAGGACGAGCTACTAAACAGTTTCACTGGTACAtaagaaagagaaggagagagaaagatcGTCAACAAACATGAGgagtggctgttttttttttttccttttcacttttgcagtatttacattttggatagtgaaaaaaattatttacaaaaatgtagGAACTAAGACAGCTTAATGAGGGGAAATAAGATATAAACAACTCtgtaataaaagtaaaaagaggaacaaataaaaatcagtGATATTTACACGTGCgataagaggaggaggaggagagtgagGAAGTAAAATGGCTTCTGAAACCAGCCACGTTTGAGTCCTCTCTTCAGGCTTGGTCACAGCTTTTCATTGCCTCAGAAAAGACTGACA contains:
- the zgc:91910 gene encoding zinc finger protein 706, encoding MARGQQKIQSQQKNAKKAAEKKKSQGADQKTAAKAALVHTCPVCRTQMPDPKTFKQHFESKHPKSPMPPELADVQA
- the LOC120435493 gene encoding ladderlectin-like — translated: MKQESPQELIPAQQNMTREMKRGQPLQKAGRTAVWKEGFTEPPYQYEGNCPPEFHEHWGRCFGFFRIPVAWIDAETHCWLFGASLASIHEQDEYDFLINLINEIGYYEPAWIGAYDAVRFGDDGVMVQ